Genomic DNA from Candidatus Dependentiae bacterium:
TTAATGCTTGTTGGTTCTGTAGAAGATCCTGGCGAAGAACAAAAATTAGCGGGTTCTTTTCTGGTGAGCACATTGGTATACATGCCTGTTGCAATTCTACTGTTATCTTCTATATAGGTAATGGCAGTTTTTGCTTGCGCGCTTGAACGTTGCGAACAATCAAAAACAGACATAAATCCTTTGCCGATGGTATCGCGAAGCCCCTCTTCGTAGACAGTTTCTTTAAAAAAGGTGCCCGCTTTGAGCGCGGTTGATTTTATGCTTTCGCCTAGAGACACAAAGCTATCTTTCATAATTTTACCAAAGTCTTCAAAGCCACCTTTTATGGTGTTGCCCAGGTCTTCAAAGCCACCTTTTATGGCCTCTCCCACGTCTTCCCAATCACTTGCTGAAAATGGATTCCATGCCGACAGAGGCGTGAAAATTCCTAATGGACTTGCACAGGCAATTATCAGTGTTAGAATCAGTGCTTTGTTCTGCATAGTTTTCATGTGAATTATCCTATTTTTGTCAAACTTATATTTCTATTATAAATAATTATAGGAATTTTTGAAGTAAAATAGCAATGAATATGGGTGTTATGTAGGTGAAGAGGCTGAGATAAGGGCTTTTTATTTAAGAGATTGTTTTTTTGCCTATAGCCACTATATGCTGCAATAATAAGGCATTTTTTTACCTGGGGAGTAGCTATGAATTTTTTTCAAAGACTATGGACATGTAGTGGAATAGCATGGCGTTTATTCAAAACCTATACGCAAATGCTGTATGGTTCTTGGAAAGTTTTAAAGCTTGAGCAACCAGTAGTGACTATTTTTGGAGGATCTCGATTTTTGCAGGATGATCCTTATGCTGTAGAGGCTAACAAGTTGGCGCAGATGTTTGTTGAACATAATATTTCCGTGTTGACTGGCGGTGGTGCTGGCATCATGGAAGCAGCCAGTTGTGGTGCTTTAAAGCGTGGTGCAGGAAAGGGCATAAGTATGGGTATTAACGTGAGTGGGCTTGAGGATAAAAATCCCTGCGTTAATGAATATTTTTCAACAAATCACTTTTTTTCTCGAAAATGGCTTTTGGTAAGATTTTCAACGGCCTTTGTCGTGTTCCCTGGTGGCTTTGGAACGCTCGATGAACTAGCAGAAATATTAACATTGATGATGACTAAAAAAGTCCCAAAACTTCCGATTGTTTTTATTGGTGTTGAGTATTGGGAACCATTCATGCAGTGGCTCAAAAATGAAGTGCTTGCGCATGGTGCTATATCACAAACAGAATTGGAGCTTTTTGTGGTGACCGATGATTTGAACCGAGCCTTTAGTTTGGTGTGTGTTACGTGTAAGTTGTAGAAAAGGAATAAGCGTTTGTTCTTTTTTTATGCAGTCATCAACTCTTTTTTTATAGAGTTGCCAAGCCAATAGCCAATTAATGAGAGTATCAATGCTGCAATTTCTTTGGGCACTACTATTGGGTGTATTCTGAATATAATGAATCCAGCGAGTCCGAAGAGTATGGAAACAATAGCGGCATTCTTTTTTAAGTTCGTGCCAAAATAACTGAACAGGAGCGGTACTAATAAGCAGCTGACAGAAATTTCGTAGCTGCTTATTAGAATATCAATCACATTATTTGATATAAAATATGAGGTAATGAATGCTGCTGCACCGGTAATGAGCGTTACCATCTTGGAAAGTTTTAGTTTGTTGTGTATTCCTACAAAGGAAAAATCAAAATCTTGTGCTAAATTCGAGCTTATTGCACACAGCAATGAATCAGCCGTTGAGGTAATTGCGGCCAATATGCCGCATATGGCAAAAAGTGCCACGTAGTCATTGGTGAGCGATTCTATGATTGGTATGAGTGGACTGGCGCCAGCTGGTACATTGAGGTTCATTGCAAAAGCTTTCACGCCAAAATAAATAGGAACGAGTGAGAATGTCAGTAAAAAAGCGCTTGAAATAAAAGCAGATAATGCAGCAATCCGTTGGGTACGTGCAGCAAAAAATCGTTGTGCTAAATCTTGTTCGATGAGTGAAAATAGTGCAGGGAGCATAATGGTTGCCAGTAACGAAGTGCTGGTGATGCGTATAGTAGAAAAGTTTTTTTGTAGTTCAATAAGGCCAGCAAGGGAAAAAAAGCTGCTCGGTTCAAGGCTCAAACAATAACCAAAAATGCCGAAGAAAACTAAAATGATCACCCATACTTGTGCTGTGTCGGTGACTACAACGGCTTTAAGGCCGCCAATCATGGTGTAGGTAATAATGAATGCCCATACGAGTATAAAAATTATTTCGTTATTAATCTGCATGCCTGCAAGGAGTGTTCTTGATGCAACAACTTGTCCCACCAAGATGCCGCACATGGTGGCAATGGAAAGCAGAGAAGCAACTTTTTTCAGCATTGGTGAATGATATTTTGTTTCGAAAAGCTCGGCTGTTGTTGCGACGTTCAATGAGCGTAATTTAGCAGCGAAACCCAAGCCCAGGAGAAGGAATCCTAAGCTCATACCCAGTGTGTAGGTTATGCCGTAGATGCCAACTGTATACGCTTGTTCGGCAGTACCCATCAACATGCCACCGCCAAGTTGCGTTGCAATGAGAGTAAAGGTAACGGGAAACAAACCAAGGTCACGACTGGCTAAAAAATAATCGGTATTATTTTTTATATTGCGCGATGCGTAGAGACCAATAAAAAAGTAAAAGACAGCAAGTATGCTGAAAATAGCTAAAAATAGTGTGGTATTCATGTTGTTTTCCTCGTTATTTTTGCAGCTTAGGAGTGAGCAACCTTAACGCACCTGATGAGTAGCCTCACTACGCCGTCCTCCCTGAGCTTTGTCGAAGGGTTTTTAAAAAAGTTATACATAAAAAATGGTACCCGGTTTTTATTTTAAAGACAAGATTGGTTTTGGCGGGAGCGGCAATTTTTATGTGCAATAGAACGTAGAAGGTCGAAAATATTCCCACTGGTGCAAAAAATGACGCATTGTGCAATAGTTTTATACAGAAATGCTGTGCCAATAATTTGGATTGAATCAACGAAAAAAATCCCCTGCGTGCCAAGGCTTTGAATAAATTGTGGGCAGATATAGCTCAATCCATTTTTGAATAATTTTGTTATGGCATAACTATTGTCGGCTGATTGGTTGGCAGCATACAGTTGATTATATCGTTGATATATTTTCATGAGTACGTATCCCATGGTGGTGATATTAATAAGAGTATGTGCCTTCTCATAGGTTATCCATGATGAGGATGATGGCGGCGGTAGGTGCTCGGGTGTTTGTATGATAAGCCAATCATTTAAATCAGGTTTTTGGGTGCTGAGTGGCAAGCTTATCATTGGCTCTTCAATTTTGGAACCGGCTTGATAGTGTTGTAGGAAATCAGCAGAAAATTGCCAAGCCCGTTCTTGCAAGCCTTCTACTCCGCTCTTCGAGCTATGAAGAACAGGTTGGCGAAGTAGAAATCTATCGTAAGACCATTGGGTTGAATTCATGCTACTGAGTGCAACCAACAACAAAACTTTGTGGTGCATAATGCCTGCTTTATGTTAGCCGTTAGTTTCCACCTTATACTCACTCACATATTTTAGAACTACTGTTTTTAGATATTCCAAGCGTGCGATTCTTTCCTTGGCAGTGGTGCGTGCTTCTGCTTGTTCTGGAAAAAGAAACGACATCTTAAAATAATCGAGACTTCTATGCAGCCTGAGAAAGTTACTCAATTGTTGTAGTTCGCCATCAATGTCATTAATGAAATACACGAGTGGGCTCAGAAAACATGCGGTAGCTGGTGCATTGGCATATCTCGTTTGAATAGCGGCAAGCAGTTCTTGTGCAGTCTGTGCTTCAATTTTATTGAGCATGGATATGGTCATTTGTCCTTTCCACGATGCCCATGTATCGTTACTGCTGATAACATAATATGATGTGTACAGCAATCGTGCTAGTAGGGTACTATAGGTAATGCCAAGAAAGCCAACGATAAGTTTTGGTGTAGTTATATCGGAAAGCGTTGTTGGCACGTAAGACGCAAGTGTTGATAGAATGCCAGTGCTTGGCATGGCAGCATCATGATCATGCGTTAATGGGACTATGCGTACTGCTGTTTGTATCTCCCCATGAGGCGGCAATGTTGGTTTGGTCGGAATATAGGTTCTATAGGTTTGAACATCAACACCGTGGGCTCCAGATATGCTTTGAGTAATGGTGTGTTGATTATTATTGTGAAAAGAGACTTGAGTGTGGCTTGGTGTAGCAACAGCATAAACACTTATGAGTAGCATGGAATAGAATATTTTATTGTTCATGATTTTCCTTTTTTGGTTTTTTCTTCAAACAACTGATTTCTTGCTATTTCGAACTTTAATAAGCGTTGATTACGTTTGTAAACTGCTTGTGGATCAAAGTCGCAGTTCTTGTCGTAGCTTTGCATAATTTTTTCTAAATCATTGGCATGGTCGTGCGATTTGCCAGTAAGAAGTTTTTTTATCCAGGGGATCCATGGTGATCCTACATAGATTTTTTTGATCATAAGACGTTGTGCTTCTAGGGTTGGTGGAAAATTGTTTTGGTATTCTTGCGTACGGCTTTTCCAGTAGAGCGTCCAGTCGTCTTCGGTAAAATTCTTCAGAGCGTTTACATATTCCGTGAATGTTAAACTGCGCCAGTAGGCAAGTGCAGTTGGATCGTTTAATGCTGAGATGTGTGCTATGAATTTTTCTTTTGACTGGCAGGCTAAACATTCGCGTAGCTGTGTGCCATGCATGAGAGAGCAATCATTGTCTTTTTTGTCGATGGTTATAGTAATATCTTGGATTATATGCTGGTGGTTCTCATTGATGATTTCATGCATATTTTTTTGAGTTGGCGTTGGTGGTGTAGTAAGCTCTTTCAGGTTGTTACACAATACTGGTGGCATGATCGTGGCTATCAGGACAATGATAAAAAAATTGCGCGTCATCATTGTTATCCTCTTGATCAACCACCAATCTTAAACTTTTATATTACTATAGAATTGCGTGAACTGTATTTTCAATAATTTGGATTAAAGGAGATCAAATTGCGTGAGTTTGTTACGTA
This window encodes:
- a CDS encoding TIGR00730 family Rossman fold protein, whose protein sequence is MNFFQRLWTCSGIAWRLFKTYTQMLYGSWKVLKLEQPVVTIFGGSRFLQDDPYAVEANKLAQMFVEHNISVLTGGGAGIMEAASCGALKRGAGKGISMGINVSGLEDKNPCVNEYFSTNHFFSRKWLLVRFSTAFVVFPGGFGTLDELAEILTLMMTKKVPKLPIVFIGVEYWEPFMQWLKNEVLAHGAISQTELELFVVTDDLNRAFSLVCVTCKL
- a CDS encoding sodium:solute symporter family protein; the protein is MNTTLFLAIFSILAVFYFFIGLYASRNIKNNTDYFLASRDLGLFPVTFTLIATQLGGGMLMGTAEQAYTVGIYGITYTLGMSLGFLLLGLGFAAKLRSLNVATTAELFETKYHSPMLKKVASLLSIATMCGILVGQVVASRTLLAGMQINNEIIFILVWAFIITYTMIGGLKAVVVTDTAQVWVIILVFFGIFGYCLSLEPSSFFSLAGLIELQKNFSTIRITSTSLLATIMLPALFSLIEQDLAQRFFAARTQRIAALSAFISSAFLLTFSLVPIYFGVKAFAMNLNVPAGASPLIPIIESLTNDYVALFAICGILAAITSTADSLLCAISSNLAQDFDFSFVGIHNKLKLSKMVTLITGAAAFITSYFISNNVIDILISSYEISVSCLLVPLLFSYFGTNLKKNAAIVSILFGLAGFIIFRIHPIVVPKEIAALILSLIGYWLGNSIKKELMTA